The Sebastes umbrosus isolate fSebUmb1 chromosome 4, fSebUmb1.pri, whole genome shotgun sequence genomic sequence ttttgtgtgcacgtaaaagatctgcaaagttacaaagcaaagcaaaaaaaGATTAAACATAATTTCTATTTCTTATCTCAAATTTAGAAGAAGTGCATGTTCCCACAACAATATGTTCATGTTCTTCGAAGTCTGAAAGCCTGGATTGAATCATAGGAAAACTGGTAGTAGAGAGAGTACGCTCCAAATCTCCACCACTGATGTAGAAGTGTTTACGTCAGTGGTTGGCCAGTAGATTTGAGGTAATAAGACTGTGGTGTGTAGGTTAACCCCCACAACTCCACTGACCGGGGCATAGATAAGACCCACAGTGAGGGAGACCATCTGAGGGAGCTGAAAAATGCTGATTTCTGTGTAATCCAGACCGGTGGTGAGTCTCTGTGTCCGTCGGGAAAAGTAGgttctgttgtgtttatttatagcTTCAGAGACCGACTGTAGGAGCCGATTGGTAGAGAGGgaaatacttcaaaaatcaaACCTCCACCACTGATGTAGAAAAGATGAGAACAGAGTAGAAGAGAATGGAGACCTCttgatgctgctgcagtgtttactaatgtatatgtgcatgctgCAATTACAGGTTCCATTAGTTCCATAGTTTCCATTAATTATGGCATACaattattaatgaattatttCTATCCCTGTTTTTATCTTCATTCTATGTCTATTTTCCTTTATtgtaaaataagtgaatatgTCACAGTTGTGTGTCGGCCAGCTTGTTTTGGATCTGTCCCCCAAGTGGCCGAGCTTTGATTAAAGCAccttcagttattattattattaataataatagttattattatttttttattattaaggcCTAAATGATCATCTATGTTCACcgtctcacacaaacacaatcacatCACACAACTAAGAAAGTGACAGTGATGGACTGAGGGACGGAAGGAGGAGGACACGCacgcagacaggcagacagacagacagacagacagacgggcagacagacagacagacagacaggcagacagacagagacagacagagagacagacatacaggTACCTGTTGCTGTTCCAGTTGTGTCTTGTGTCTGATGATGTTGCCTTTCTCCAGCAGCTGTTTTTGGTTCTTCTCAAACTCTTCCTTTCCCTGACGGATCAACAAACACAGTTGTTACAccacttgtacacacacactgtcatgaTTTCATCTCTCTGTGACTTTGTGGATCAGTAGAAGGATCAGCAGTAATACACCGCCTCTGTCTCCCTCTAGTGGTGACAAACAGGAACTTACACACAGACTTGTTTGGTAAAAAAAGATGCTGACTCCTCACAGGCACGTGTACTCATTCCTCATGGCTATGATGACAGAGATGCTGTGTAAGGACCATCACTACAGCATCACAGCTGCCATTCATATCCGGCAAGAGCAACAGCAAAGGTAGATAGCTGGAAAACCCCCAACTCAAAGTACTTTCAGACGCAGATCAACCACATGTCAGGAAACAAATGGAGCaatgactgctgactgactgataGCATGAAGTATCGCTGTAGTTCAGACAGGCACTGTTCATTTCTTCAACAAAAACGGTGACGACAAATATTTGTTATGATGATTTTTCCACAAGTCACAAAGTCCTATCAAGGAAAACATCTCTTTCCCCTGTGATTACTATGTTGGGGGACCTGACTGATCTGAATCTTCCATCCCGGAGGATAAGGGGGTGTTGTTAACCTGACAATCACGGCTGCCAATAGATGCATCACATATAAGTGGAATCAGAGGATCCCCCTAATATTACTCAGTGGATTAATGAGGTAAATTCATGTGCTCCCTTGGAAAAAATAACCTATGCTATAAGAGGTAGCCCACAGTTTATCTATAGGATATGGGATCCATGGATTACTTATATAGAATCTACTTAACCTAACCTTTCCatggtatttatttaattactgattattattttatatgtgcTGTttcacttaattaattaatttgtttatttatttaaagtttcTATCTTACTACcatgaattatattattgtagtaCTTATTACCTTTCaatttaactaattaattaaattatttttattttattttttctgtagctTTACCTCTCGAGGTGCGAGGAAGGTtggacctgtctctgtgtggagCGGGAAGCGATGTGTATGtgcgtatatactgtatgtacatattaaatgttaaatgtaaattataattttttgtattatggcaccagtgttatgttttgttacgtttgttatgctatgtttgaaaaaaaggaattaaaaaaaaaaattccacccaaaaaaagaagatgTTTCCACAACAAAACTAAGTTAAATCAATAGTTACTTTTGAAAACAAAAGCTAcgacaaaatgtatttaacaaTTTGAAGTATAGAGGGCAGCTCAGAGATACTCAGTGTGAAGCTTGCTCAGATTTGTTCCAGATAAGCTAAAAAGGGTTTCATTTTGCAACTAGAAAAGTGTATTCACAGGTgtgtctccctcctccctcccaaaCATACAAGAGTTAAATCTCACTCAGTTGTCCCTCCCGGCTCCCTTACAGTCAAGATGGCGGTGGAGATAACAAAAACGGGGATTTATTCATCTCGTGTCGTGCCTAACTTTAGTGGATCATAACATATCGGGtatggaattaatctgcagatgctccGGTTCAAAATGTGACCAAACTTTATATGGATGTCAGTTTTTTTAGCCATAGCAAAGGCCAAAATGTGGCCTGCAACAGACTAGGAGAGGCTTGTTTTTAGCCTAGCCGATTAGCCGGAAATGCCTTTTGCTTTACTGAAGCAGTTGATGATCACTACCGGCCGGTtaggaggagtgaggagtcagcagacagataaaacagtcattaaaaaaggtttttaaaataGTGTGAATCACCGCAACTacgagaggtccttgagcatactGTCATAAATgattagctgtggacagacggacagacacacacatgaccAAATGCATAATCTCGCAACAGGCTTACAGCTGGTGGAGATAATGACTGGTTTAAACCATGATATGAGTGTCCTGACTGAAATTGTATGATCAGGGAATTGATAAGTGACAAAATATTTCTATCATAATAGTAAATATAGCAACAGCAACAACGATATAATaaagtgtatgaatgtgtgtgtgtgtgtgtgtgtacctgtagaTGTACGTAATCGTAGTCCTCCATCCAGCCTTCCTCTGTGGTCTCATACGGCCTGTCCacaccttcctcttcctctgcagctGTAAACTTTGGCGGAGAGGGGAGGGGCCGCGATTGAATGTGCACCTTCTCCCCTCCCTGATAGCTCCCACTTCCTGATCCTGTCATGTGACCACTGCTGTCCCCCGGGATCGGAGGAAgcggcagctgctgctgctgccggttGGTCCGTTTGAAGAGCAGCGAGGCGTTACCGTGGAGAAAGGAGGCAAGCTGCTTGGCGTCGTCTGGGATGCCCCGTGCCGTCATGATGAGTCGATCTAAGTCGTCCCCTCCCGGCGGCGGCGCCGAGAGCGCAGTGTGCGACCAGGAAACGGTATCTAAGCCCTGACTGTGTCGAATCAAACTCTGGAAGACCTCCTCCATCTTCCCCACCTGACGGCCCAGCTTGGTCTGCAGGGAGCGGTCCGTGGCCTGGGCGGAGTTCGCCACAGCGCCCCGGGCAAATTCCAGGAAGTCTCGGACAGATGAGCGCACCCGGTCGGCGGCTTGATGAATGGCCGGGAGGTTTCCTTCCAGGTGAGCGGGGCTTCTCCAGTTACCTGTGATGAATGACATCATGAGGGAAACGCTGGACTCAACAGCTTGCTGGAGGCGAGACAGACGCTCCATGGCCTGCTCCAGGTCCAAGATGAGGGGTTTCCCTGGAATGGGGCCAGGGGCGGGaagcgaggaggaagaggaggtgtcGCGGACAGGAACCATGTCCAAGGATGAAGCAGAGTGGTTGCTCCGTGTGCTTCCTGTGCTCGAGGCAGACAGCCGCTTGAAGGACAAGGTGAGCTCCTCACTGGTGGACTGGGCATCACGCACAACCTGGAAAACACCACTCAGATAATGTAGGCGCTATCTGGATTAAGGCAGGATGCAAATATGCTTCGCTAGCAgtttcctcctgtttcctgtctttgtACTAAGCTAGCAGTGTTCATTTCCACCTGATTGAActattatcaggccattaaataggcgttatcagtcgctaaaAGCACCAtcgatgtgggtcaataggggcctactacgcctactacgttgtaaaagtgaaagcgaaacttaaaagcaacacgttctaacatataaaactgaatgaaacgtcacgttttagGTAACAAATCTACAATTTATTttggtttaagcaacaaaactacaacttctttaggtttaggcaataaaactacaacttttttaggtttaggacaTAAAACTagaacttctttaggtttaagcaacaaaactagaacttcttaaggtttaggcaaaaaaatacacttcattaagtttaggggaaaacattgtgttttgggttaaaataactatgaacacaaagacgACTACACATTGTTGATTTCACactcttttataccttctttcagtgatctaccatgtgaacagatgacaaaacctactaataggtgtagtaggcccccattcacccacatctatggggcttatagtgactgataatgcctatttaatagcctgacaacagtctaatcggctgtcaTTTCTTCAGTACAAACTATGATGTGAAGTATTTGTTGAAATGTataaacaaaaactaaaactaagtaaaaagtcacttttgaaaatgattaaaatatttgtcaaaaaaacagaaactaaaTGATAATGTGAAAGACGAAAGAACAGACAAATGAACACTACTGCTTTAACGCAACGTCTTATTCAATGAAAGTTGACTGAATACAACAACGGGGGGACCACCCCTTTAACTGTCATACCTGCGGTGGGACATCGTAGATATAGTggtctcccctctctcctcttttctcctctcgtTCCCGGGGGAAGTCGTAGACGTCCTGGGCGGTGTGACCTCCGGTCCGCAGGCTGGCCGGGATGTCGTAGATATCCTGCGGGGCCTGGCTGACTCCGCTCCTGTCCCCGCGATAACGCTTGTCAGTCAGGATGGGCGGCGGGACGTCGTACACGTCCTCTGGAATCGGCGGCTCGTCGTCGTCGTTGAGGTTGTTGTGCAGGTACTGGCCGGGAGGGACGGGGACCGGCTTGAGTTTGGCAAAGTGGGGCGGCACGTCGTAGGTctcctctctgattggctgagcatCAGGGACGTCTTTACTGACAGACGGGGGGAAGTCATAGacctggggagagagagagagagggacagaatataaaatattatatgaaatattaaaacaacCTTGACCACTGAGTTATATCGTTCTTTTGAACATGACAGTATGATACAGATACACACTCAAATGCCAGTATAAAACAATTTTAAAGGtaccatattgtaaaaagtgagatttttatgtcttttatattataaagctaGTTTAAGTGCTGGataaatactggtaaactatcaaaacacacaatatagggagaaatacacacaacccgtattcagaaattgtgtgtttgaaacaagccgttaggatttctgtctatttgtgatgtcacaaatatacaatatatagaccattacacggttttaaacataaacattctaaatgtgtcccagtttatttcctgttgcagtgtatgtgaataacatcagctgacaggaagtaaacatggacccaaaccgttgcctagcaacgcaattccgttgaaatgcactaaaacggagcgtttcaggcagggGGTgattacaggtatattcaggcagacagtacgaggaaaataaagtttttttttaacattacagcatgtaaacatgttctagtagaaacacaaaatacaagtatgaacctgaaaatgagcacgatatgggacctttaacaagaTTGTCATGCTGCATATCTGTGAAACACATAAATTCACAGAGCCTTACCGTCTGCTGAGTACTTTTGTCTGTGCTTGCTGGGGTGTCATATATATCTTGACCACTAGAGGGTCCCTTCATCACCATGGGAGGAGTATCATACACCTGAACACAGAACAAGGCAGAAATGACATTTTGTTACACACATCATACTGGAGACACACGTGAACACATCCATTGGTGCGACGCTACGATATGACGTGACGAGAGAATGCAGCATACATGTGGGTGGGTAGGCCTGTATACCTGACACCACACTCATATTCAATCAGCGGTCTCATGAGTTCCACCTGTCCTCCAAACTCAGAGTTTCTGCAGAGAAGTTACATTCAAGACGTTTCAATACTACGTAGAATTCAATTTATCATACCAGCCAAATGATGTAAGTATAATGGGAAACCAGTAGGGACAATATGGCAGCAGTATATAACAATAACCCCTAATGATACAATTAGTCAATCTGATGCAACCTGGGCCGGCATAAAACGGATAGGTGGATTAAGCAATTACAAATTAAATtgcatttcattaattttgaGTTCAAGGCAAGAGCAAAATGTTTGACACTTTGGTGAATGAAACTTAAGACCTTTTAAAATATTCCAAGTTTAAAATTGAATTCAATGATTTTTAAAGACTTTATATTAATGTATTCTATTAGAAACTAATCTGGAATACAAAAGAAAGATATACGCAGgcatgatcacacacacacacacacacacacacacacacacacacacacacacacacacacacacacacacacacacagagtcataAAACAAGGTTTAATAGTTGAATGCATTTCATCTACTCTCTTTGTCtatggagagaggaaaggaaagcagCGCAGTGGGGATGAAGAGGTAAAGAGGAGTATGGACACAAGAGCGATGAAaaggaggaaaagaagagaACAGAGGTGCAGGAAGAGGATGGAAAGAGAAAGATTAAatgaaggagaggaaaaagcaCAGAAACAGGAGCaaaagaggacagagggaggagggggggggaggcagggaaaggaaaggaaaacagaagaaggggagaggagagaaagaaagatagaagCATGAATTGAGAAGAAACGGTAAAGAACGAAGgcagaaaggagaggagaagacaatgaagagggagaggtggagaaACGGcagaaaggagaagaggaaaaaaggagGTGAAGAGAGGGCAAAGAGTCGTCCCAGGAATGTGAACCGGTGTGgttttggtcacatgaccacCTCTCTATGACACAGTACGCTTATTGAGGAAATGTCCATCTATTAACACTCGCTCCCTCAACCCTCCCTCAATCCTTTCtgcctctgacacacacacacacacacacacacacacacacacacacacgtacgcatATAGAAGCAGCTGGGATGCCACTCGGTGAGGCATTGGGGGGCaatgataaataattaaacTATTAATTTGCAAACAAATTCACAAGTCAAAAATACATATAGCTGATAACATCATGGCCAGGCCGGCATCAGGGAGGCTTACCACCCTGATGATTGGCTCTACGAAGGGTTAACTCCCTCATGTTCCTACTGGATGAGGAATAGTTTCTATTGGTGTTTGCTGGCTTTGTTCCCGCCTCCTTTACGTCTACATGCAGCGATATAATTGCTGGAGTGCATTTTGGATGAATCTGAAACAGGGCAGTGCGTTTAGTCGAGAGGAGAGAGCTCGAGGCTGAGTGTTCTCTGTTagtttccacctccgatgaagagcagcgtgCAGACGCTTCCATAAACTTGTCTCACCCGGAGACCACAGTCTCAAACGGGGTTCTGTATCTGAAAGACGGTCTGAAGGGGATACCAGTGatcaacctccgggtctgaaaagtgaagccagtgctgaagtgccttaaacttgcattatttataAACAACAGCAGGGGGcgtctcctctggttgcaaaaagaagtcagattgtatagaagtctatgagaaaatgagcctacttctcacttgatttattacctcagtaaacattgtaaacatgagtttatggtctcaatctctagtttcaagtcttcttcaatacagcatgatgttcatttagtaaattatggtcccatttagagtcaaatagaccataaagcaggggatgctttagggcggggctaccttgtgattgacaggtcgctaccacgacattgtctggtctgagagttgtccgtgtttccgtcttacaactttaaccctttcacagtttgttttcacttcatgaaagttaattatagcctttttggtcacctgaaaatgtcttattcagagttcggttgtacttagctccaccctctcgtgtcacttctggttgcaaaaagccaacataGCGACAGCCAAACACCAAggcggcgacggccaaaatgtcgaactcgaggcttcaaaacggcagtccacaaaccaacgggtgacgtcacggtgactacgccctcttcttatatacagtctatgggggATACTACCATATCAGAGTTGTTCTtcaaatattatgactttattctcattaaattatgactctattcttgtaatattacgactttttgaACATGAGCAGAAATCTTTCTGAAACACATATGAGCTATAAGTCCAGCGGTttataaacaaactaaaatgaATCAATGTATCATTGAGGTGAATAGGAgccacatgcacatttaaagaggttactTCAAACTACTGGGGCATTAATACTACAacaatgacagacagacagacaacacatTAACCTGTACTGTCTGTACTAGTCTGTGCCATTACATCCATTATATTTCATCGcaaaatatattagaatacacgtAATTATGCTCATGCCAGTGAAGctaatttgaatttgaaaagtGAGATTGAGAGAGAGACCATCACACAAGATGACACTCTTTCTTCCCAAACTGAATCCAAACCCAGCAGCCTCCATGCCAGCATGCAGTGAATGCAGACCATCTTCATTTTTCACATGACACTGGGTGAACCTCACCACTCCACTTTACCATTGATTTTCATTatactatatcatgatatactATATTCATCTTGCAGTATGGTACACTATGAATACTGTGATACAAAATGTGTACTTTGTTTCTACAGTATGGTGCACACCATGAAATGGATAACCCTGTTCTCACAATAAGGCACAGGTAGATACAGGTACAGGTAGCGTACAGGTACAGGTAGtttacaggtacaggtacaggtacaggtagCCTACAGGTAGtttacaggtacaggtacaggtacaggtacaggtagCCTACAGGTACAGGTAGAGGTAGCCTACAAGTACTGGTACAGGTAGCCTACAGGTAgaggtacaggtacaggtacatGTAGcctacaggtacaggtacaggtacaggtacaggtagAGGTAGCCTATAGGTAGAGGTAGCCTACAAGTACTGGTACAGGTAGCCTACAGGTAGCCTACAGGTAgaggtacaggtacaggtagCCTACAGGTACAGGTAGAGATAGAGGTAGcctacaggtacaggtacatgtacaggtacaggtacaggtagCCTACaagtagaggtagaggtagccTACAgatacaggtacaggtacaggtagCCTACAGGTAGAGATAGAGGTAGCCTACAGATacaggtagaggtagaggtagaggtagcctacaggtacaggtacaggtacaggtagCCTATAGGTAGAGGTAGCCTACAAGTACAGATACAGGTAGCCTACAGGTAAatgtagaggtagaggtagccTACAGATACAGGTACAGGTAGCCTACAGGTAgaggtacaggtacaggtagCCTACAGGTAAATGTAGAGATACAGGTAGCCTACAGGTAGAGGTACAGGTACAGGGAGTGTACCACAGAGAACAGCCTCTACACCATTACACCTCCTGGAGAGTTGTAACCATACATGTTGAGTTCATCAGCTCTGTTTCTTCACACGTGAAGTTGGAGAGAGGATTACTGTTCCACAGTCAGTCAGTGCTGATGTGGTGCATAGACATTAGAAGACATACAATAAGTGTACCCTATCTCACTGTACCCTACAGCTGTACTGTGATgctaccgtgtgtgtgtgtgtgtgtgtgtgtgtgtgtgattacttGCTATGGTCAGAGCCATCTAACATGAGCCATCTCCCAcccagcagacattttgatgaAGTGCCTGGTGTTGCGGTGCGTTCATTCTTCACCTTTCAGATTGCCGACTTCAAAAAAAGCCCAGCAGCTACATCTGTTATTACAGCTACAcatcttcctcctgctctttcTCGTCTTCCCATCCTTCATTTTTTCCTCATCATTCattgtcatcttgtttttcttctttccttcctgtactcctcctcctcctctccccccttCTTCCTCATACAGCgcattttctcctcctcttcctcgtcctgcGACTCTCATTTTGCTGtggttgtatgtgtgtgacctTTCTCTTTTGGCTTGTCAGCATCAAGACTCTCTTCTACGTACattttgcctgtgtgtgtgcgtgtgtgtgcatgtgtgtgtgtgcaaagtgCCTGCCTATAAAGCAAAAAACATTGTGAACAGTATGTGTGGAATTACGCAGGAATAAACTGACCTATATGCGTGTGGAATCAAATGTAAAGGCCCAgcaagcacacacaaacacacaggcacaggcacacgcacacacacacacacacacacacacacacacacacacaaccaataACCTTCTCTATAGTGGAAAAATACGGCTTCTTTTTGTTGCCTCTGGACAGTccaatatcacacacacacacacacacacagcagtctgACCTGTGTGTTGTACTGCTGGCGGGTGGGCGGCACGTCGTAAATGTCTTGATGGGTCGGAGGCTGATGTCTGGGTGGGACGTCGTACTCGTCCTGGTCTGCTTTCACCGTGTCGTACACATACACCTGTCCGACCCGAGTAGGAACTACCACctggacacagaaacacagagagtgGAGAGGAAGGTGAGAGTCAAGAACAACACAAAGACATAATAGTCACACAACAAAACATCAGTCTGAAGGCAGGAGTAGGATGGATATCAACCCCACTATAGAGATATTTGATCTTCATATCAACAGATGGAGAAAGTCTTTAAATCTACTAACAGAAAAACACCACagcaaaaacaaagattaaaccACCAAATGGTCCCCTACTGTAAAAAATAAGTCACAGGGCCTGTGTTTATGTGACTATGACAACATGCGAGGGTCACAATGCGTCACTGAGTCACGAGAGCTTCTCTCATCAGACTCTGAAGTTACAAAACTAGGAGGCTTCTTCACCTTTGAATGAGAATTTAGTGCTTCTTCACACTGAATGAACAGAGACTTAAGGTCTTTCAGTCTAATTAAAACACGCTGCTCACACACAGGCAATAAAAACAGAGCAGGGGACCTGTCATAGTTGTCGTGGGAACCAGGCTGCCCTATTGTGTGCCTGTTTAAACTGTGTATTCTATGGTTTGAGTGTAAAGTCAACCAGCCAGCCTGGGAAACCACAGCAGCTGTggtatacaacacacacacacacacacacacacacacacacacacacacacacacacacacacacacacacacacacacacacacacacacacacacacacacacacacacacacacacacacacacacacacacacacacaacaaaagtaGCTGTCACAGCTAGTATCCTTTCATCATCGTCTCTTCTGTCATTTCCACAACATTTCCATGTCCTGGTTAAACCAAATATGAGCAGCAGAAAGCGAGTGTAACCAGGCCCTACACTTACCAATGGGATGATGGATCTTattagctagcatgctaaccaCACTATTCACTATTACCTATCTATAGTGAacctttaaatgaaatattttttacacCGAGATTTCCGGCAGTAAATAAAGTGCATAGCAGCAAAATAGGACTGACTGCAGACACAATTAAGTACATAC encodes the following:
- the bcar1 gene encoding breast cancer anti-estrogen resistance protein 1 isoform X2; translation: MSVPVLCRMFDCLQAAPQVENVLAKALYDNVAESPDELSFRKGDIMTVLERDTQGLDGWWLCSLHGRQGIVPGNRLKILVGMYDSKQQGTPSTPEPATSSSQVQRPLPPLSAYAKPSRAPSSAAVATSSSGYPIKPSTQYTPMHPAYSTPSPAQTNPDSIYMMPPSHGPKPSPQSLYQIPSGPSGLPPGPPSKGPALAQRQYQLAGQDIYQVPPSMGSGPGQGAAPAGGTGAGQDVYQVPPSLDKRNWESSNKPLGKVVVPTRVGQVYVYDTVKADQDEYDVPPRHQPPTHQDIYDVPPTRQQYNTQVYDTPPMVMKGPSSGQDIYDTPASTDKSTQQTVYDFPPSVSKDVPDAQPIREETYDVPPHFAKLKPVPVPPGQYLHNNLNDDDEPPIPEDVYDVPPPILTDKRYRGDRSGVSQAPQDIYDIPASLRTGGHTAQDVYDFPREREEKRGERGDHYIYDVPPQVVRDAQSTSEELTLSFKRLSASSTGSTRSNHSASSLDMVPVRDTSSSSSLPAPGPIPGKPLILDLEQAMERLSRLQQAVESSVSLMMSFITGNWRSPAHLEGNLPAIHQAADRVRSSVRDFLEFARGAVANSAQATDRSLQTKLGRQVGKMEEVFQSLIRHSQGLDTVSWSHTALSAPPPGGDDLDRLIMTARGIPDDAKQLASFLHGNASLLFKRTNRQQQQLPLPPIPGDSSGHMTGSGSGSYQGGEKVHIQSRPLPSPPKFTAAEEEEGVDRPYETTEEGWMEDYDYVHLQGKEEFEKNQKQLLEKGNIIRHKTQLEQQQIKQFERLEQEVSRPINNDMTGWVPSPHHPLPNQQAQNGSGGPPPCAKLCNGDRQLLLFYQEQCEQNVTTVTNAIDAFFTAVNSNQPPKIFVAHSKFVILSAHKLVFIGDTLSRQAKSPDVRARVAQSSNTLCEKLKDIVISTKTAALQYPSPGAAREMTERVRELAGCTQQFRMVLGQLLVM